The genome window TCCGTTTATCATGCGGCTGCCGGAAGGCTACCAGACCGTCATCAGCGAGGACGGCGGCAATATCTCCAAGGGGCAGAAGCAGCTGCTGACCATCGCCCGGGCAATGCTGTACACCTCCAGTATGCTGATCCTGGATGAGGCGACCTCCAACGTGGACACTTCCACGGAGCGGGAGATCCAGCGGGCTATGCGGGAACTGATGAAAGGGCGGACATGCTTTGTGATCGCCCACCGGCTTTCCACGATCCGGAACGCGGATAATATCCTGGTGGTGAACCAGGGAGATGTTGTGGAACAGGGGACGCATGAGGAACTGATGCAGGGGCGTGGGTTCTATTACCGCCTGTACCGGGCGCAGTTTGAATAAAAAACCGCTTGACACCGCGCCGGATGCAAGGTATAGTAAACGCAATTAAGCAAGAAAGGGGGCTCTTCGCATGAGGTTTGAGAATGTGCTTTCAGCGATCGTTAACACTGTAAAGTATATCCGCAGTGGCTTTGTGTCCGATCATACGAAGGGCCGTCCGGAATAACTTCCGGCATCCGTTCGATATGACCGGCCGCTTATCCATGACGGATAAGCGGCTTTTTTGCTGCGCAAAAACTGAATACAGGAGGTGATCGGGATGACTGTTTCAGCGTACGGAAATATCCCGGAAAACAAGCAAAATGAGAATGAACAGGCCGTAAAGGAACCTGTACAGGAGGAAAAGATGGGCATACTTGGATGGATGAACCCCGAAGACTATTCATTTGACTGCATGCTGCGGATGGAACGTTTCCAGATCCGGTACATACTGGGCAATCCGGATGAAGCCGGAAAGAAGGCGCTGGCCATGGCACTGAAGGCGAATCCGAAGGTGGCAGGACTTTTCATGAGCAAGTGTCCTGAAATGGCGGAGACGGTGAAAACACTTACCGCACAGATACCGGCGGAGCTGACGCCGGAGGAGATCCGGACAGCGGAGGTACAGGTGATCGGCGATTATGAGGATTTCGTTATTTATACCACGCCGAACCTTATGCCTGAAAAATGCGACTTCATTTACGGGTGGCACAAGGAACGATTGTTTGAGATGTGCCCCCTGGAAGGAAAGACAGTGCTGGACGTTGGCAGCGGAACAGGCCGGCTGGCCTTCGCGGCAGCGGAGAAAGCCGCCTTTGTTGCAGCCAGCGAACCTGTGGATTCCCTGCGGGAGTATATGCGGGATGAGATCGCACGGAAGGGCATTACCAACATGAGGGTGTGCGACGGCATGTGTGACAGCCTGCCGTTCCCGGACAACAGCTTTGACGTCGTGATGAGCGGACACGTGGTGGGCGACCGCTTCCGGGAGGAAGTGAACGAGCTGACCCGGATCACCAAACCCGGCGGATGGCTGCTGGACGTGCCGGGAGACCAGCAAAGGGAAACAGGCCGGAATGAGGCACTGATCGCTGACGGCTGGGAAGAAATGGCCTATGAAGGTACCTTTGGCAGGACAACCTACCGGTACCGTAAACAGGTAAACAAGTAAAACGAAGAAAGGAGAAAAAACAATGGTTTTGCATATCAATAATCAATCAAACCTGTTCAGAATGAGCAGAAACAACCGGGTATCCGGAAGGATGAACCGGTACACTGGCAAGGAAACGAAGATAACAAACGACACGTGCGGAGAAGAGAGGTATGTGAATACCCGAAGGGATCCGCGCCGCAAAAGGAAGGATCAGTTATGGATAAGACTATACAGATATATGACACGCCGGCCGGCGGCATGTATGCCGGCTGGCAGCCCGGTATGGCGGACAATGCGATCCGCCGGAACAATGAACCCTGTTATGTGACGTTCGGCGGCGAAACATTCTACATCGGGAACGAAGGAAAGCCCATGAAGAAGAAGCGCCGGAACATTTTCTGCCGGATATTCCGGCATATGACCCATAAGGAGGAAACCGCTTGGAAGAATGCTATCGCGTAACACAGGTCCACAGGGACCGGTACATGGTGAAAAACGGAACGGAAGAACTGTACTGCGTACTGACAGGAAGCCTGCGTTACCGGGAGGAATACCCGGTGGTGGGCGACTATGTGGAGATTACAGTCAACCCTTACGGTGACAGCCTGATCCGGTCCATTCTGCCCCGGCGGACGGCTTTTTACCGTCCGGACCGGGGCGGCCACGCGGACGGATTTGCCAAGAACCTGCAGGTTCAGCCGCTGGTGGCGAACATTGATTATGTATTTATCATTACCTCCCTGAATCACGATTTCAGCCTGAACCGGATCGCACGGTATGCCTCCATGGCCGCGGCCGGAGGCGCCGTGCCGGTGGCTGTGCTGACCAAGGCAGACCAGTGCCCGGATGTGGAAGAGATGGAAAAGAAGACGGCTGAACTGAGCAGCCAGCTGCGGGCGGCGGCAGTCAGTGCCTATACCGGATTCGGGCTGGAACGTCTGCAGGAATATTTCACACCCGGAACCACCATTGCACTGCTGGGGTCTTCCGGCGCGGGCAAATCCACCCTGATCAATACACTGGCAGGGCGGGAGATCATGCGTACCGGCGGGATCCGGGAGGACGACTCCAAGGGACGGCACACAACCACCCACCGGGAAATGATTGAGATCAACGGCGTATTCTTTATCGATACGCCCGGGCTGCGGGAACTGGGTATGATCGCCGCGGAAGAGGGGATCAGCGGAACATTTTCCGATATCGCCGACCTGATCAGCCAGTGCGCCTTTTCCGACTGCACCCACGGCAACGAGCCGGGCTGCGCGGTCCGCAGGGCACTGGAGGACGGTTCCCTGACGTCTGAAAGATGGAAAATGTATCTCCGGCTGGAGCGGGAGAACAGATGGAACAAAATCACCAAAAACGAAATGATGATGAACATGGCCATGAACCGCCGCAAAATGAAAGAGCAGCGGAAGGGCCGGTGAAACGAAAAGAGTACCCCGCGGGCGGGGTACTCCTGTGAACGGTGAACATTAATCCTGCAGGGCAAGCTCGGCGGCACGGACGGCGTGAATCTCGGTTGTGTCGAAAACCGGCAGGACGGAGTTTTCCTGCTGAACCAGGAGGCCGATCTCCGTGCAGCCGAGAATGACGGCTTCGGCTCCCTGCTCCTTCAGCCCGGTTATGATCTGACTGAAACGGACACGGGATTCTTCTTTGATGATGCCCAGGCACAGCTCTTTGTAGATAACGCTGTTGACGGTTTCCACGCCCGCCGCGTCCGGGATGAGGACTTCGAAACCGCGGTCGATGAGGCGGGATCTGTAGAAATCCTGGGTCATGGTGTACCTGGTCCCAAGCAGGGCAACCTTCCGGATGCCGGCGGCTTCCAGCCGGTCGGCTGTGGCGTCCGCGATATGGACAATGGGGACGGAGATCCTTGCCTGGATCTGCGGGGCAACTTTGTGCATGGTGTTGGTGCAGATGACGATGAAATCCGCTCCGGCAGACTCCAGCTTTACAGCCGCGTCCCCGAGGATTTCAGCACTCCTGTCCCACTCACCGTTTGCCTGGCAGGCTTCGATCTCAGCAAACTCCACGCTGTAAAGGATGATCCGGGCGGAGTGAAGGCCGCCAAGGCTTTCCTTGATCTTTTCATTGATGATCCTGTAGTAGGGGATGGTGCTTTCCCAGCTCATTCCGCCAATCAGTCCGATTGTTTTCATATCAGTTTCCTTTCAGGTTTCTGTGAGCGTGAATTCTATTTCATCCAGGCCGTCTGTGACGGCATGGACCATGCCGGTTTTCCTGAATCCTATCCTGCGGTACAGCCTTTCCGCACCTTTGTTATTCTCAAGAATCCAGAGGGTGGGTGTACCGGTACACTGACGGACGGCGTATTCCAGGAGAAGGGTTCCGTATCCTTTGTTCTGCCGGCAGGGAAGGACGTACAGGTCTTCGATCAGGCTGCCTGTGACGGAAACAACCGCGGCAGGTTCGCCGTCAACCAGCATAAAAACCCTGCTGCCCCGGCTGATCTTTTCCGACAGGTATTCCTGCTGATGCTCCGGTGTATGCAGGGCAATAAAGTCCGCGGAGCAGAAAGAACGGTGGGATTCCTGCCAGGAGACGGAATGAACTTCCGCTGCCTGGCAGATGTTTGACTGGTCAACAGGCACGATCATGAGAGTTCCTCCCTGCTTTGTGTCCGGTCAGGCAGGACGGAAGCTGTCTTTTTCAACCGCTTCATACAGGTCGCGGCCCATCTTTTGCTCAAAGATGGATTTCAGCTCCAGGTTCCTGTCCCATTTTCCCTGGTCATACATTCCGTAACGGCGTTTGACATCCGACATCCGGTCCATAATATCCAGGACGCCTTCCGCGCCGGAAATGGCATCGCAAAGCTGGATCAGGAGATCATAGTCATCCGGGATGATTTCACGCAGCCGGGTACGGATCATGTTTGTTTCTTCCTCGGATGTGTCAAACCGGCCGATATAACCCTCAATCTTCATTTCGTTGAAGGAATGGGTCAGGCAGATGCGGGCAGCATCCGGGTAATCAAGACCCAGCATATAGGTGTATCCGTCGGATACATGCTTCAGGTGGCTGACGCCGAATTTCCGGCCGATATCATGCAGCAGACCGAGCACATAAGCCTTTTCCGGGCAGAGCCCTGCATAGAGGGCAATTCGTTCCGCACAGTGGGCGGCGGTCCGGCAGTGGTTACCCCAGGGGCCGGGATTGCACTGCTCCGCTTCAGCCAGGAGCTGTTCCGCTTCCTGAACGGAGGGATACCTTCCCTTGCCGGGATTGGCGATCCGGACAAAATAATGTTCTTCATCCTGACCGACCACGCGGCCGCCGTTTTTGATCATGATCCGCAGGGAAGCGGCGTTATCCCGGAGAACCCGCAGGTATATCTCCTCTTCGGGTACAATGCGGCGCGCTTCTTCCAGCGTCAGGCGCAGGCCTTCGGTTCCGTAGCCTTTGCCCCGGAAAGGCGCGGCGATGAACTGGCCGATATGCCCCGCACCGGTCCGCAGGGACTCACACAGGTGATGCCGGAGCCGGAACTGGCCGACAATGGTGTCATCATCCCAGAGGAAGAAAAAGGTTTCTGGCACATAACCTTCCGGAAGCCCTTTGCCCTCAGCAAAGAAGAGCATCTGCGGCAGGGTTTTGGCTTCAAAAACCTCCCGGGAAACGCCATGCCATTCATTGGTCACGCCGTTTTCATCCTCCGGCATATCCCGGACAAAGAGCCATTCTTTTTCAAGATCCTCAGGGCAGACTTTCTTCAGATAAATCATGAGATGCCTCCATCCGGTTTATGCTTTGGGAGAACGGCAGACAAACATGCCGTATTCCTTGGGAACGGTCAGGACGCCGTCCTTCATGTGGGATGCCAGGACGGAACGGACCGTGTCCCGCGGAAGGCTCCGCAGGTCTGTCATGCCGGAGAGGGAAAAGATATAGTCCACCAGGTCTTCCACTTCGGTAACTGCAAGGGAATCGTCATAGAGATCCTTTTCCACGTCCGTGAAGAAGGAGATGAGGGCTTCCTTTCCGTTCTGCAGGGTGAAATTGGTATTGATCGATGTTCTGATACCATAATCGGTAAAAAGGCTGCCGATGTACTCCATCATGCCGTTTTCCCCGTAGGTGGCGCAGTAAAAGGTACCGCTTTCCTTCAGGACGCGGCGGACCTCGCTGAGACCTTTGGCCAGATCCGGCACATGATAAAGCATCATGT of Aristaeella lactis contains these proteins:
- a CDS encoding class I SAM-dependent methyltransferase, which produces MTVSAYGNIPENKQNENEQAVKEPVQEEKMGILGWMNPEDYSFDCMLRMERFQIRYILGNPDEAGKKALAMALKANPKVAGLFMSKCPEMAETVKTLTAQIPAELTPEEIRTAEVQVIGDYEDFVIYTTPNLMPEKCDFIYGWHKERLFEMCPLEGKTVLDVGSGTGRLAFAAAEKAAFVAASEPVDSLREYMRDEIARKGITNMRVCDGMCDSLPFPDNSFDVVMSGHVVGDRFREEVNELTRITKPGGWLLDVPGDQQRETGRNEALIADGWEEMAYEGTFGRTTYRYRKQVNK
- the rsgA gene encoding ribosome small subunit-dependent GTPase A, with protein sequence MEECYRVTQVHRDRYMVKNGTEELYCVLTGSLRYREEYPVVGDYVEITVNPYGDSLIRSILPRRTAFYRPDRGGHADGFAKNLQVQPLVANIDYVFIITSLNHDFSLNRIARYASMAAAGGAVPVAVLTKADQCPDVEEMEKKTAELSSQLRAAAVSAYTGFGLERLQEYFTPGTTIALLGSSGAGKSTLINTLAGREIMRTGGIREDDSKGRHTTTHREMIEINGVFFIDTPGLRELGMIAAEEGISGTFSDIADLISQCAFSDCTHGNEPGCAVRRALEDGSLTSERWKMYLRLERENRWNKITKNEMMMNMAMNRRKMKEQRKGR
- a CDS encoding aspartate/glutamate racemase family protein translates to MKTIGLIGGMSWESTIPYYRIINEKIKESLGGLHSARIILYSVEFAEIEACQANGEWDRSAEILGDAAVKLESAGADFIVICTNTMHKVAPQIQARISVPIVHIADATADRLEAAGIRKVALLGTRYTMTQDFYRSRLIDRGFEVLIPDAAGVETVNSVIYKELCLGIIKEESRVRFSQIITGLKEQGAEAVILGCTEIGLLVQQENSVLPVFDTTEIHAVRAAELALQD
- a CDS encoding GNAT family N-acetyltransferase translates to MIVPVDQSNICQAAEVHSVSWQESHRSFCSADFIALHTPEHQQEYLSEKISRGSRVFMLVDGEPAAVVSVTGSLIEDLYVLPCRQNKGYGTLLLEYAVRQCTGTPTLWILENNKGAERLYRRIGFRKTGMVHAVTDGLDEIEFTLTET
- a CDS encoding GNAT family N-acetyltransferase: MIYLKKVCPEDLEKEWLFVRDMPEDENGVTNEWHGVSREVFEAKTLPQMLFFAEGKGLPEGYVPETFFFLWDDDTIVGQFRLRHHLCESLRTGAGHIGQFIAAPFRGKGYGTEGLRLTLEEARRIVPEEEIYLRVLRDNAASLRIMIKNGGRVVGQDEEHYFVRIANPGKGRYPSVQEAEQLLAEAEQCNPGPWGNHCRTAAHCAERIALYAGLCPEKAYVLGLLHDIGRKFGVSHLKHVSDGYTYMLGLDYPDAARICLTHSFNEMKIEGYIGRFDTSEEETNMIRTRLREIIPDDYDLLIQLCDAISGAEGVLDIMDRMSDVKRRYGMYDQGKWDRNLELKSIFEQKMGRDLYEAVEKDSFRPA
- a CDS encoding class I SAM-dependent methyltransferase, which produces MNSLTNVNVLASQYGTSDKLNTRISIHDKYSTNKQGFGNWISEHYRIPEGASVLELGCGTGDMWKGKHALISRCSRLVLSDFSEGMVNKTKETLAAESGIEYLTVDIQSIPFPDHTFDVVIANMMLYHVPDLAKGLSEVRRVLKESGTFYCATYGENGMMEYIGSLFTDYGIRTSINTNFTLQNGKEALISFFTDVEKDLYDDSLAVTEVEDLVDYIFSLSGMTDLRSLPRDTVRSVLASHMKDGVLTVPKEYGMFVCRSPKA